The following coding sequences are from one Peromyscus eremicus chromosome X, PerEre_H2_v1, whole genome shotgun sequence window:
- the LOC131899411 gene encoding LOW QUALITY PROTEIN: transcription factor 4-like (The sequence of the model RefSeq protein was modified relative to this genomic sequence to represent the inferred CDS: substituted 1 base at 1 genomic stop codon) produces the protein MHHQQRMAALGTDKELSDLLDFSAMFSPPVSSGKNGPTSLASGHFTGSNVEDRSSSGSWGNGGHPSPSRNYGDGTPYDHMTSRDLGSHDNLSPPFVNSRIQSKAERGSYSSYGRENVQGCHQSLLGGDMDMGNPGTLSPTKPGSQYYQYSSNNTRRRPLHSSAMEVQTKKVRKVPPGLPSSVYAPSASTADYNRDSPGYPSSKPAASTFPSSFFMQDGHHSSDPWSSSSGMNQPGYGGMLGNSSHIPQSSSYCSLHPHERLSYPSHSSADINSSLPPMSSFHCSGTNHYSTSSCTSPANGTDSIMANRGTGAAGSSQTGDALGKALASIYSPDHTNNSFSSNPSTPVGSPPSLSAGTAVWSRNGGQASXSPNYEGPLHSLQSRIEDRLERLDDAIHVLRNHAVGPSTAVPGGHGDMHGIIGPSHNGAMGGLGSGYGTGLLSANRHSLMVGAHREDGVALRGSHSLLPNQVPVPQLPVQSATSPDLNPPQDPYRGMPPGLQGQSVSSGSSEIKSDDEGDENLQDTKSSEDKKLDDDKKDIKSITSNNDDEDLTPEQKAEREKERRMANNARERLRVRDINEAFKELGRMVQLHLKSDKPQTKLLILHQAVAVILSLEQQVRERNLNPKAACLKRREEEKVSSEPPPLSLAGPHPGMGDAANHMGQM, from the coding sequence ATGCATCACCAACAGCGAATGGCTGCCTTAGGGACGGACAAAGAGCTGAGTGATTTACTGGATTTCAGTGCGATGTTTTCGCCTCCTGTAAGCAGTGGGAAAAATGGACCAACTTCTTTGGCGAGTGGACATTTTACTGGCTCAAATGTAGAAGACAGAAGTAGCTCAGGGTCCTGGGGGAATGGAGGCCATCCAAGCCCATCCAGGAACTATGGAGATGGGACTCCCTATGACCACATGACCAGCAGGGATCTTGGGTCACATGAcaatctctctccaccttttgTCAATTCCAGAATACAAAGTAAAGCAGAAAGGGGCTCATACTCATCTTATGGGAGAGAAAACGTGCAGGGTTGCCACCAGAGTCTCCTTGGAGGGGACATGGATATGGGCAATCCAGGAACCCTTTCGCCCACCAAACCTGGCTCCCAGTACTATCAGTATTCTAGCAATAACACCCGGCGGAGGCCTCTTCACAGTAGTGCCATGGAGGTGCAGACAAAGAAAGTCCGAAAAGTCCCTCCAGGTTTGCCCTCCTCAGTCTACGCTCCTTCAGCAAGCACTGCCGACTACAATAGGGACTCACCAGGCTATCCTTCCTCCAAACCAGCGGCGAGCACTTTCCCCAGCTCCTTCTTCATGCAAGATGGCCATCACAGCAGTGACCCTTGGAGCTCCTCCAGTGGAATGAATCAGCCTGGCTATGGAGGAATGTTGGGCAATTCCTCTCATATTCCGCAGTCTAGCAGCTACTGTAGCCTGCATCCACATGAACGTTTGAGCTACCCATCCCACTCCTCAGCAGACATCAACTCCAGTCTTCCGCCGATGTCCTCGTTCCATTGTAGCGGCACAAACCATTACAGCACCTCCTCCTGCACTTCTCCTGCCAACGGGACCGACAGCATCATGGCAAATAGAGGAACTGGGGCAGCAGGTAGCTCCCAGACTGGAGACGCTCTGGGAAAAGCCCTGGCTTCGATCTATTCTCCAGATCACACTAACAACAGCTTTTCATCAAACCCTTCAACTCCTGTTGGCTCTCCTCCTTCGCTCTCAGCAGGCACAGCTGTTTGGTCCAGAAACGGAGGACAGGCCTCATAATCTCCTAATTATGAAGGACCCTTGCACTCTTTGCAAAGCCGGATTGAAGACCGCTTAGAGAGACTGGATGATGCAATTCATGTTCTCCGGAATCATGCAGTGGGCCCGTCCACAGCTGTGCCTGGTGGCCATGGGGACATGCATGGGATCATCGGACCTTCTCATAATGGAGCAATGGGTGGCCTGGGCTCAGGGTATGGAACTGGCCTTCTTTCAGCCAACAGACATTCACTCATGGTTGGGGCCCACCGTGAAGATGGCGTGGCTCTGCGAGGCAGCCATTCTCTCCTGCCAAACCAGGTTCCGGTTCCACAGCTTCCTGTCCAGTCTGCAACTTCCCCTGACTTGAACCCACCCCAAGACCCTTACAGAGGAATGCCACCAGGTCTCCAGGGCCAGAGTGTGTCTTCTGGAAGCTCCGAGATCAAATCCGATGATGAGGGAGATGAGAACCTGCAAGACACAAAATCTTCTGAGGACAAGAAATTAGATGACGACAAGAAGGATATAAAATCAATTACTAGCAATAACGATGATGAGGACCTGACCCCAGAGCAGAAGGCAGAACGTGAAAAGGAACGGAGGATGGCTAACAATGCCCGCGAGCGCCTGAGGGTCCGTGATATCAATGAGGCTTTCAAAGAGCTGGGCCGCATGGTGCAGCTCCACCTGAAGAGCGACAAGCCACAGACCAAGCTCCTGATTCTCCACCAGGCCGTGGCTGTCATCCTCAGCCTGGAGCAGCAAGTGCGAGAAAGGAATCTGAATCCGAAAGCTGCCTGCctgaaaagaagggaggaagagaaagtgtCCTCAGAACCTCCCCCTCTGTCCTTGGCTGGTCCACACCCTGGGATGGGAGACGCAGCGAATCACATGGGACAGATGTGA